In the Chaetodon trifascialis isolate fChaTrf1 chromosome 15, fChaTrf1.hap1, whole genome shotgun sequence genome, GCTTGAGAACTTGCAGGATGACTTTGACTTCAATTACAAGACTTTGAAAAGCCAAGGAGGTACGTTCAAATTCACGTTTCTCAGCTTTAGCAGTGATCTTTAACTCACAGGTGAAGGTTCATTATTCGCTATAAATTGACTGAATCACATTTGATTGCTGTCCTGAtgtgtcctccctctgtccagAGTTGTCCCAGGACCTAAACGGGAATAGCCAAGCAGCTGCTACCAGACAGAAGATGGCTCAGCTCGAGCAGATGCTGAGCGCCCTGGACCAGCTCAGGAGGGTGCGTGTCTATGCtttgtcatgttgtgtcagAAAAATGCGAGAGACTTAACAGCCATCATCTCGGACTTATGAGTTTAATGTGTGCTGTGCTGGTTATCTCGTAGCAAATTGTGACAGAGATGGGAGGCTTGCTGACCGCCATGGATTATGTCCAGAAGAACCTGACAGATGAGGAGCTGGCAGACTGGAAGAGAAGGCAGCAAATTGCCTGTATTGGAGGTCCACCGAACATCTGCTTGGACCGCCTCGAAACATGGTAACCAGGCAAAGTTTGAGCAGTTTCCTAAATATAATGGaaagtaaaatgtgtgttttaaactGATGAAAGCTTTGAGGAAATACTTTGGGCTGTGGGCTGCACTGAAACATAGTTAAATATATCTTTTGGCCACAAATCAAGAAATTGCTTCAAACTATAAGAAACGCAGCACCGTTTTCTCTGCTCTACTTATCGTTTTGCCGATCTCCCTTCATCTATACCAACATCAGCAAAAAAGTTTTTTGCAGTCATGTTCCCAGCCACAATTATTCTCTGGTATTTGCCAGCAGAGGCAGGTTTCATCAATATCCTGAACTGGGTTTCATTTTCTGACCAGGATCACATCTTTGGCTGAGTCGCAGCTCCAGATTCGACAGCAGAtcaagaagctggaggagcttCAGCAGAAGGTGTCCTACAAAGGAGACCCCATCATCCAGCACCGGCCCGCCCTGGAGGAGAAGATCGTGGACTTGTTCAGAAACCTGATGAAGAGGTACTGCATGCAACACATCTTCTTCTTAGTTTGCAAAGTGACAGTGGGAGATCAAATTGATTGCTCTGCAGATGTGTTTGTAATGTCCAGTTAGATATATGtagtgtttattttgttgtgtgttaaaCTATGCATGCCTTGAACAGATTCAGAGCTCGCAATTAAGCTTACCCATGTTACTGAGCTTTCAGTCTCTAGGAAATGTGATGACATCTGAGTCTCTGAACGAGGACTGAGATGCCTCTAAAAGCTGCAGATCATCAGCGAAGGGACCTTTGACCTTAGGTTCTCTTCACCAGCTGTTGTTCTGATGTTTGCTGGATTTCTCTCTCTGAAACTTGATCCCCTCTGTCTTCTAGTGCTTTTGTAGTGGAGAGACAGCCGTGCATGCCCATGCATCCAGACAGACCTCTGGTCATAAAGACAGGAGTGCAGTTCACAAATAAAGTCAGGTAGGACCCTACCCCCCCAACACACCTCAGAAGCAACGAACatcattttctacatttcagTGGCAGCTTTTTATAGGTGCCATTTGATGGAGCATCACTTGATATCCTGATGAATTTTGTTGACTGTcgtttttctcttatttttccaGGTTACTGGTAAAGTTTCCTGAACTCAATTACCAGCTGAAAATTAAAGTTTGCATTGACAAGTGAGTTTGTTTGGATGTGGAGGTTTTAACATTTGTATTAAGTCTTCATCAGACTCTGACTTTGACTGAAGACCGCAGGAGAATTTactgattttaaatgtttattttttaggGAATCTGGAGATGTGGCTGCAATTCGAGGGTAAgattttaaaaacatcttttcaaGCCTGAGCATTTTCTGTTCAGCATTTCAGAAAAAagtctcactctctgctgttcCTCGATTTTCTTAGGTCGCGGAAGTTTAACATCCTCGGCACCAACACAAAAGTTATGAACATGGAGGAGTCCAACAATGGCAGCCTGTCAGCAGAGTTTAAACACTTGGTGAGTTATAGAGGTGAAGCTGGTTGAGTCAAAGTTCTTCGCTAAAAGCCCGCTATGGAGcactgactgacttcctgtttgttgcAGACCCTGAGAGAACAGAGGTGTGGTAATGGTGGCCGGACCAACAGTGACGTAAGTGCTGTTTCTAACGTTTGGTGGGATGCTGTAGTTTAATGCTCAAATTGCTCGCATAGACACTTGTTTTCTATGTGTAAGGTTGATACGTTTTGTTTAAACTTGATCTTTGATGCTTTTATACACAAGAGGTCTGAATAATCTGCTTTCTCCAGGCCTCTCTGATCGTCACAGAGGAGCTCCATCTTATCACTTTTGAGACAGAAGTCTATCACCAAGGCCTGAAGATAGATCTGGAGGTCAGTATCGTGTCTCTGTGCCACAAACTTTTTCAGTTTAACTTTCATGTTAGACCAGAAGTCAACAAAACTGTATGACAAGCCATATTTTTAGTTTGATTTGTACAACTTTCCCCAATAGTCTGTGGGTGAGAAATGTGTTTCCTTTAACGTGCAGACAGCAGACACTCAGGTGTCATAGTAGTATGTTATGACCAAGTTAAGTCTCATGTCCAACATAGCATGCATTGTGTTTCCTCTAACCTCCTACGCACCTCATCCGTAGTGTCAGGACGCTGAGTCAAAATCCAACAAGCTGTGTCGCTGTCAAAGCAGCTTCCACAGCGTCTGAAACATAATCATTTGACAGGTGGTATTTGTTTCACTtccttattattatttaatgtgGGTGAATCAGATCATTCTTTCATGAGCCGCACATCTTATGTTGGGGGTGTTACATCTGCGTGGGGTCGCTGGACAAAGGACAACCCCTTTGCATCAGAATATCCTGTGCTAAGAACAGCAGCGTGCTCTCTAGGTGTAAGAGCAGTAATAACGAGAGTGCGTCCTGAGGAAGTCTCGTAATGAGACAGCGTGCTGAAATAGAAGCAGGAGCATTTTCGCATCGTATTGCGCGAGTAAATGTCAACAAGagaagatgctgaaaaacataCTGAAATGAATGTTTTCCTCCATTTGTGCAGACTCATTCCCTGCCTGTGGTGGTCATTTCAAACATCTGCCAGATGCCCAACGCCTGGGCCTCCATCCTGTGGTACAACATGCTGACTAACCACCCGAAGGTGAGACAGCACCCTCTGGTGGAGAGGGACTGAAATCTGCAGTTTGCAGTGGAAAAAATGAGTTGTTTTTAAACCCGGGTGTCTCTGCACAGAACGTGAACTTCTTCACCAAACCTCCAGTGGGGACGTGGGATCAGGTCGCTGAGGTGCTAAGCTGGCAGTTTTCCTCCACCACCAAGAGAGGCCTGACCATTGAGCAGCTCACCACGCTGGCTGAGAAATTACTCGGTGAGGTGTCGCGCCTAAAAGTCTCCAAAAATGTTTATCTTTGCACTGTGCCATGTATTGATGAGGGATGTCATTCTGTAATTGTCCAATCCAGGGCCTTGTGTCAACTACTCTGGCTGCCAGATCACTTGGGCCAAGTTCTGTAAGGTACTGCCAAACACAAACGGTTCCCTCTGCCCTCTTCCCATTGTACTGCTTCGATGCGAgttatttttctccttcctcttctcagGAAAACATGGCTGGCAAAGGCTTTTCCTTCTGGGTGTGGCTGGACAACATCATTGACCTGGTGAAGAAGTATATCCTGGCCCTGTGGAATGAAGGGTGAGAGGTCgtcctttgtttgtttgctcagtCAAGTCCCTGAGCATTCTTTTGCCCGTCAGCTGCAATGATTTTAAAATAGAGTTGGCATTTTTAAACCCAGCATCTATTTATGTGATTTCCTGTTGCTCTCCTGAAGGTATATCATGGGCTTTATCAgtaaggagagggagagggctCTTCTCAGTCCAAAGCCGCCGGGCACCTTCCTGCTGCGCTTCAGTGAGAGCAGCAAGGAGGGCGGCATTACATTTACATGGGTGGAGAAAGACATCAGCGGTGAGTATTTTTGgacttcttcttctactgtttcCAGGTTATTTTCTGTCCTGACACTGAGCTTCCTCGGTTGTTGTTATAGGAAAGACGCAGATCCAGTCAGTGGAGCCGTACACCAAGCAGCAGCTCAACAGCATGTCTTTCGCCGACATCATCATGGGCTACAAGATTATGGATGCCACCAACATCCTGGTTTCACCTCTCGTGTACCTCTACCCTGAAATCCCCAAAGAGGAAGCTTTTGGGAAATACTGCAGACCAGAGGCAGCTCCTGAACCTGAGATGGGAGGAGACCCTACGGGCAGTAAGTCACTGCCTTGTTTGTTATGCCGTCAGTGCAGTTGAAGAGGAACACATACTGCTTTACATGCATGTTATTTCTCGCACTTTTTAATGTGGTCGGTAGTTTTTGtgctgacattttctttttcctgacaGCTATTCAGCCATACTTGAAGACAAAGTTCATCTGCGTTACCCCGTAAGTATCTCCCACTTCTCCCTTGTCTTTAAGTATTTACGGGAAGATCTCATGCCAC is a window encoding:
- the stat3 gene encoding signal transducer and activator of transcription 3 isoform X2, coding for MAQWNQLQQLETRYLEQLYHLYSDSFPMELRQFLAPWIESQDWAYAANKESHATLVFHNLLGEIDQQYSRFLQENNVLYQHNLRRIKQHLQSKYLEKPMEIARIVARCLWEEQRLLQTATSAAQDGQAAHPTGTVVTEKQQILEHNLQDIRKRVQDMEQKMKMLENLQDDFDFNYKTLKSQGELSQDLNGNSQAAATRQKMAQLEQMLSALDQLRRQIVTEMGGLLTAMDYVQKNLTDEELADWKRRQQIACIGGPPNICLDRLETWITSLAESQLQIRQQIKKLEELQQKVSYKGDPIIQHRPALEEKIVDLFRNLMKSAFVVERQPCMPMHPDRPLVIKTGVQFTNKVRLLVKFPELNYQLKIKVCIDKESGDVAAIRGSRKFNILGTNTKVMNMEESNNGSLSAEFKHLTLREQRCGNGGRTNSDASLIVTEELHLITFETEVYHQGLKIDLETHSLPVVVISNICQMPNAWASILWYNMLTNHPKNVNFFTKPPVGTWDQVAEVLSWQFSSTTKRGLTIEQLTTLAEKLLGPCVNYSGCQITWAKFCKENMAGKGFSFWVWLDNIIDLVKKYILALWNEGYIMGFISKERERALLSPKPPGTFLLRFSESSKEGGITFTWVEKDISGKTQIQSVEPYTKQQLNSMSFADIIMGYKIMDATNILVSPLVYLYPEIPKEEAFGKYCRPEAAPEPEMGGDPTGTIQPYLKTKFICVTPTNSGNTSDLFPMSPRTLDSLMHNEAEANPGHLDSLTLDMDVASPM
- the stat3 gene encoding signal transducer and activator of transcription 3 isoform X1, whose protein sequence is MAQWNQLQQLETRYLEQLYHLYSDSFPMELRQFLAPWIESQDWAYAANKESHATLVFHNLLGEIDQQYSRFLQENNVLYQHNLRRIKQHLQSKYLEKPMEIARIVARCLWEEQRLLQTATSAAQDGQAAHPTGTVVTEKQQILEHNLQDIRKRVQDMEQKMKMLENLQDDFDFNYKTLKSQGELSQDLNGNSQAAATRQKMAQLEQMLSALDQLRRQIVTEMGGLLTAMDYVQKNLTDEELADWKRRQQIACIGGPPNICLDRLETWITSLAESQLQIRQQIKKLEELQQKVSYKGDPIIQHRPALEEKIVDLFRNLMKSAFVVERQPCMPMHPDRPLVIKTGVQFTNKVRLLVKFPELNYQLKIKVCIDKESGDVAAIRGSRKFNILGTNTKVMNMEESNNGSLSAEFKHLTLREQRCGNGGRTNSDASLIVTEELHLITFETEVYHQGLKIDLETHSLPVVVISNICQMPNAWASILWYNMLTNHPKNVNFFTKPPVGTWDQVAEVLSWQFSSTTKRGLTIEQLTTLAEKLLGPCVNYSGCQITWAKFCKENMAGKGFSFWVWLDNIIDLVKKYILALWNEGYIMGFISKERERALLSPKPPGTFLLRFSESSKEGGITFTWVEKDISGKTQIQSVEPYTKQQLNSMSFADIIMGYKIMDATNILVSPLVYLYPEIPKEEAFGKYCRPEAAPEPEMGGDPTGTIQPYLKTKFICVTPCPSVFMDLPDSELLGNGFPGTNSGNTSDLFPMSPRTLDSLMHNEAEANPGHLDSLTLDMDVASPM